From Azospirillum sp. TSA2s, a single genomic window includes:
- the istA gene encoding IS21 family transposase: MRQIRELFRLKFGSLLPTSDRQIAAQLGVARSTVAEYLERAHVAGLSWPLPPNLSDAELEERLFARPNIRPGVRRRPEPDWAAMHRELKRPGVTLMILWEEYRAAHPDGYGYSRFCELYREFEARLAPSMRQPHLAGDKVFVDYSGKTLPIRDPATGAVRPAQLFIAVLGASNYTYAEATWTQTLPDWIGAHVRMLEAFQGCPRLIVPDNLKSGVLKASFYDPELNRSYAHMAHAYSVGILPARPRRPRDKAKVEAGVRIAQYFILGRLRNLPFFSLAEANGAIDRVLEDLNTRPQRRLGLSRRELFEQLDRPALRPLPDTPYEYAEWKLVRVGPDYHVEVAGFYYSVPATLIRQQIDARLTATTVEFFHRGQRIAAHARRHGGERHSTVPEHMPAAHRRYAEWSPERFERDAGDLGPNTVALIRAILASRPHPEQGFRTCRGVLKLFRGPNRARAEAVSARALEIGATTADSIASILRNNLDRVRSTARPEAPALDHANIRGSRYFH; encoded by the coding sequence ATGCGGCAAATCCGTGAATTGTTTCGCCTGAAGTTCGGCAGCCTGCTGCCGACCAGCGATCGCCAGATCGCAGCCCAGCTCGGTGTCGCGCGTAGCACCGTGGCGGAGTACCTGGAGCGCGCCCATGTCGCAGGCCTGTCCTGGCCACTGCCCCCCAATCTCAGCGATGCCGAGCTGGAGGAGCGGCTGTTCGCCCGTCCGAACATTCGCCCCGGCGTCCGCCGGCGTCCGGAACCCGACTGGGCAGCTATGCACCGCGAACTCAAACGCCCGGGCGTCACGCTGATGATCCTGTGGGAGGAGTACCGTGCCGCTCATCCCGACGGCTACGGCTACAGCCGCTTCTGCGAGTTGTACCGGGAGTTCGAGGCGCGGCTCGCCCCCAGCATGCGTCAGCCCCACTTGGCCGGCGACAAGGTCTTCGTCGACTACTCCGGCAAGACGCTGCCCATCCGCGATCCCGCCACCGGCGCCGTGCGGCCCGCCCAGCTCTTCATCGCCGTGCTGGGCGCCTCCAACTACACCTACGCCGAGGCGACCTGGACCCAGACCCTGCCCGATTGGATCGGGGCGCATGTCCGCATGCTGGAAGCGTTTCAGGGCTGCCCGCGTCTGATCGTGCCGGACAACCTGAAAAGCGGCGTCCTCAAGGCTTCCTTTTACGACCCGGAGCTCAACCGCAGTTATGCCCACATGGCGCACGCCTACAGCGTCGGCATCCTGCCGGCGCGTCCGCGTCGTCCACGTGACAAGGCCAAGGTGGAAGCCGGTGTGCGCATCGCCCAGTACTTCATCCTCGGCCGGCTGCGCAATCTGCCGTTCTTCTCCCTGGCCGAAGCCAATGGCGCGATAGACCGGGTGCTGGAGGACCTCAACACACGGCCCCAGCGCCGCCTCGGGCTCAGCCGCAGGGAGTTGTTCGAACAGCTTGATCGGCCGGCGCTGCGGCCGCTGCCCGACACGCCCTACGAATACGCGGAGTGGAAGCTCGTGCGCGTCGGCCCCGACTACCATGTCGAGGTCGCCGGCTTCTATTACTCGGTACCGGCGACGCTGATCCGCCAACAGATCGACGCACGCCTCACCGCCACCACGGTGGAGTTCTTTCACCGCGGCCAACGGATCGCCGCCCATGCCCGCCGGCACGGCGGCGAGCGCCACAGCACCGTGCCCGAGCACATGCCGGCAGCACACCGCCGCTACGCCGAGTGGAGCCCCGAGCGTTTCGAGCGGGACGCCGGCGACCTTGGCCCCAATACTGTGGCGTTGATCCGCGCCATCCTCGCCAGCCGGCCGCACCCGGAACAGGGCTTCCGCACCTGCCGTGGCGTGCTGAAGCTGTTTCGCGGCCCCAACCGGGCCCGCGCCGAGGCGGTGAGTGCCCGGGCGCTGGAGATCGGCGCCACCACCGCCGACAGCATCGCCTCGATCCTACGCAACAACCTGGACCGGGTTCGCTCCACCGCCCGCCCTGAGGCGCCGGCGCTGGACCACGCCAACATCCGCGGCTCGCGGTACTTTCATTAG
- the istB gene encoding IS21-like element helper ATPase IstB, producing MLSHPTFDQLSDLGLHGMAKALREMQTNREAGTLSHEEWLGVLLDHEVTLRRQKRFEARAKSARLRHPAVIEDVDFRAPRGLDRALFQKLATCRWIHDHQNVIITGPTGIGKSWLACALGHRACRENLSVLYQRMPRLFETLALAHGDGRYARLMRGFARVRLLILDDWGPEPLNAEQRRDLLEIVEDRYNAGSLLITSQIPTDRWHELIGDPTLGDAILDRILHNAYRIDLTGDSMRKPRRQPALSDGE from the coding sequence ATGCTTTCCCATCCCACCTTCGACCAGCTCAGCGACCTGGGGCTGCACGGCATGGCCAAGGCGTTGCGCGAGATGCAGACCAACCGCGAGGCCGGCACCCTCAGCCATGAGGAATGGCTGGGTGTGCTGCTCGATCACGAGGTGACGCTGCGGCGGCAGAAACGTTTCGAAGCGCGCGCCAAGAGCGCCCGGCTGCGCCATCCCGCCGTGATCGAGGATGTTGATTTCCGGGCGCCGCGTGGGCTGGACCGCGCGCTGTTCCAGAAGCTGGCGACCTGCCGATGGATCCACGACCACCAGAACGTGATCATCACCGGGCCGACCGGCATCGGCAAATCCTGGCTGGCCTGCGCGCTTGGCCACCGTGCCTGCCGCGAAAACCTATCGGTACTCTACCAGCGGATGCCCCGGCTGTTCGAGACCCTGGCCCTGGCACATGGCGACGGCCGTTACGCCCGCCTGATGCGTGGCTTCGCCCGCGTGCGACTTCTCATCTTGGACGACTGGGGACCAGAGCCGCTGAACGCAGAGCAGCGCCGCGACCTGCTCGAGATCGTAGAGGACCGCTACAACGCCGGCTCTCTGCTGATCACCAGCCAAATCCCCACGGACCGCTGGCACGAACTCATTGGGGATCCGACTCTCGGGGACGCGATCTTGGACCGCATTCTTCACAACGCCTACCGCATCGACCTCACCGGAGACTCAATGCGCAAGCCGCGACGCCAGCCAGCCCTGTCCGACGGAGAGTGA
- a CDS encoding FadR/GntR family transcriptional regulator has product MRGRLLVPQAAVEKIRQIIDEQGLRPGDQLPPQRELAERLSISRASLREALSALETLGLIRIEVGRGVFLTDGKPPDPVAAWRFADLYSPREVYEARLALEPQAAQLAAIALPDTALETLSSTLVRMRTAFQAHDFAQAGVEDSNFHRLIVEGCGNRMFMDLFRTVDAVVAEIQRLPFAQEDRVWETLEEHERILEALRSRDCPRAAQAMSDHITGAAERLGILLGTGAGSRSDTRQPPAERFGCNF; this is encoded by the coding sequence ATGCGTGGACGGCTGTTGGTGCCACAGGCGGCGGTCGAGAAGATCCGCCAGATCATCGACGAACAGGGGCTGCGTCCGGGCGACCAGTTGCCGCCCCAGCGCGAGCTTGCCGAAAGGCTGAGCATCAGCCGCGCGTCTCTGCGCGAGGCACTCTCGGCACTGGAGACCCTTGGCTTGATCAGGATCGAGGTGGGGCGTGGCGTCTTCCTGACAGATGGAAAGCCGCCGGACCCGGTCGCCGCTTGGCGGTTCGCCGACCTCTATTCGCCCCGCGAAGTCTACGAGGCGCGCCTGGCGTTGGAACCACAGGCCGCCCAACTGGCCGCTATCGCCCTGCCCGACACCGCACTCGAAACGCTTTCCAGCACGCTGGTCCGGATGCGCACCGCCTTCCAAGCACATGACTTCGCACAAGCCGGAGTGGAGGACAGCAATTTCCACCGCCTGATCGTCGAAGGCTGCGGCAACCGCATGTTCATGGACCTGTTCCGAACGGTTGATGCCGTGGTTGCGGAGATCCAGAGGCTTCCTTTCGCGCAGGAGGACCGCGTTTGGGAAACCCTGGAAGAACACGAACGGATTCTCGAGGCTTTGCGATCGCGTGACTGCCCCCGCGCCGCTCAGGCAATGTCTGACCATATCACTGGCGCAGCGGAACGGCTCGGCATCCTATTGGGTACAGGAGCCGGCTCGAGATCGGATACTCGGCAGCCCCCCGCGGAGCGGTTCGGTTGCAACTTCTGA
- a CDS encoding ABC transporter substrate-binding protein codes for MRRQILKFALLAAATATVWGNFAPAHAADLAVGANIGNVPWEFQDASGKFVGFEIDVVNEAAKRLGKTVEIVNIPFNGLFSAVQSGRIAMAISSITITDKRLDSVSFAQPYYDSDQSLTVRANTPLKSVEDLKGKSLGVDTGSTGDMWANQNQAKYSFGDVRRYEGLQPAMLDLGAGRLDGYISDIPALLYYTKDKPQFKVVQRIPTGERYSVMFAKDSPLLPAVNEQITAMKKDGTLAALHEKWFGVKPEAEGSTVKVLDIPKKS; via the coding sequence ATGCGCAGACAGATTCTCAAATTCGCTCTCCTCGCGGCGGCGACGGCCACCGTCTGGGGCAACTTCGCACCGGCCCACGCCGCCGACCTCGCCGTCGGCGCCAACATCGGCAATGTCCCGTGGGAGTTCCAAGACGCATCCGGCAAGTTCGTCGGCTTCGAGATCGATGTGGTCAACGAGGCGGCCAAGCGCCTGGGCAAGACCGTGGAGATCGTCAACATCCCCTTCAACGGTCTGTTCTCCGCCGTCCAGTCGGGTCGGATCGCCATGGCGATTTCGTCGATCACCATCACCGACAAGCGCCTGGACTCGGTCTCCTTCGCCCAGCCTTATTATGACAGCGACCAGTCGCTGACCGTGCGGGCGAACACCCCGCTCAAGAGCGTCGAGGACCTGAAGGGCAAGTCGCTTGGCGTCGACACCGGCTCCACCGGCGACATGTGGGCCAACCAGAACCAGGCGAAATACAGCTTCGGCGACGTCCGCCGCTATGAGGGGCTGCAGCCGGCCATGCTCGACCTTGGGGCCGGGCGCCTGGACGGCTACATCAGCGACATTCCGGCCCTGCTCTACTACACCAAGGACAAGCCGCAGTTCAAAGTCGTCCAGCGCATCCCGACCGGCGAGCGCTATTCCGTGATGTTCGCCAAGGACAGCCCGCTGCTACCCGCCGTCAACGAGCAGATCACCGCGATGAAGAAGGACGGAACTTTGGCGGCCCTGCATGAGAAGTGGTTCGGCGTCAAACCCGAGGCCGAGGGCAGCACCGTCAAGGTTCTCGACATTCCGAAGAAGTCCTGA